Proteins encoded together in one Planctomyces sp. SH-PL14 window:
- a CDS encoding dicarboxylate/amino acid:cation symporter, translating to MLIGVVIGAAIGFLFRDQPILGRWTNADNGTLAGFYIVTLTTLATPLIFFAIIEAFVHTQFTRRQGIKMFAICAVNIAAAFAIGLTILNVFQPGTKWRETFEKHAQQAAKADGAGSLKQGREMASHATGSSLSPLVILKGYVPQSILQPFAENKVLTIAVMAILIGTAMRSLKRGRSTTAAGGASDADSGEAGEPAVDLGAAMRTFEAFVVAGYQITLWILRWLIDLAPYAICLAVANTIGMMGLEAIRALGVFIITVVAALLIHSLVYYTLSAWIVGGKSPRVYLGEGLPAILTGLSINSSLATAPLTLDALRRMKVSDASARLSACVGTNFNNDGVTLYEAITALFVAQAIGADFGVWQQIGILLAALVGSMGIAGIPNSGLIILALVLKAAQFSDETIQLVLPLFYGVDVLLGRLRSAVNVMGDLQVAILLDVGEENGPVVAAASSP from the coding sequence ATCCTGATCGGCGTCGTGATCGGCGCCGCGATCGGGTTCCTGTTCCGCGACCAGCCGATCCTCGGCAGATGGACGAACGCCGACAACGGGACGCTGGCCGGTTTCTACATCGTGACGCTCACGACGCTGGCGACTCCCCTGATTTTCTTTGCGATCATTGAGGCGTTCGTCCACACGCAGTTCACCCGGCGGCAGGGGATCAAGATGTTCGCCATCTGCGCGGTGAACATCGCGGCGGCGTTCGCGATCGGGCTGACGATCCTCAACGTCTTTCAACCGGGGACGAAGTGGCGCGAGACGTTTGAGAAGCATGCTCAGCAGGCCGCCAAGGCGGACGGGGCCGGTTCGCTGAAGCAGGGGCGGGAGATGGCGAGCCATGCCACCGGTTCGTCCCTCTCGCCGCTCGTGATTCTGAAAGGCTACGTCCCGCAGAGCATTCTTCAGCCTTTCGCCGAGAACAAGGTCCTGACGATCGCCGTCATGGCGATCCTGATCGGGACGGCGATGCGGTCGCTGAAACGCGGCCGCAGCACGACGGCGGCCGGTGGAGCGTCCGATGCGGATAGCGGTGAGGCCGGGGAGCCGGCGGTCGATCTTGGCGCGGCGATGAGGACGTTCGAGGCGTTCGTCGTTGCCGGTTATCAGATCACGTTGTGGATTCTGCGATGGCTGATCGATCTGGCTCCGTATGCGATCTGCCTGGCGGTGGCGAACACGATCGGGATGATGGGGCTGGAGGCGATCCGGGCGCTGGGCGTTTTCATCATTACGGTTGTGGCGGCCCTGCTGATTCACTCTCTCGTGTACTACACGCTCTCGGCCTGGATCGTGGGCGGGAAGTCTCCCCGCGTGTACTTGGGCGAGGGGTTGCCGGCGATCCTGACCGGGCTGTCGATCAACAGCAGCCTCGCGACCGCGCCGCTGACGCTCGATGCGCTGCGGCGGATGAAGGTCAGTGACGCGTCAGCCCGGCTTTCGGCGTGTGTGGGGACGAACTTCAACAACGACGGGGTCACGCTGTACGAGGCGATTACGGCGCTGTTCGTCGCTCAGGCGATTGGTGCGGACTTTGGCGTATGGCAGCAGATCGGGATTCTGCTGGCGGCGCTGGTGGGGAGCATGGGGATTGCGGGGATCCCGAACTCGGGGCTGATCATTCTGGCGCTCGTTCTCAAGGCGGCGCAGTTCTCTGACGAGACGATTCAGTTGGTGCTGCCGCTCTTTTATGGGGTCGATGTGTTGTTGGGGCGGTTGCGGTCGGCGGTGAATGTGATGGGGGATTTGCAGGTGGCGATCCTGTTGGATGTGGGTGAGGAGAATGGGCCGGTCGTCGCGGCCGCGTCCTCGCCGTAG